A genomic segment from Agrobacterium vitis encodes:
- the speB gene encoding agmatinase, with product MADKSIDHAFTASDLTSAATDPTYAGVLSFMRRRYTKLLDGVDTAVWGIPFDAATSNRPGARFGPQAIRRASAIFDNDPQYPFERDLFAAMPTVDYGDCRLDYGNHWETPATIEKEAAHVLSKANFLLTLGGDHFITWPLLKAHVAKHGPLALVQFDAHQDTWFDDGNRIDHGSFVGRAVREGLIVPSRSIQIGIRTHAPDDCGIRMLYGHHVEEMRAAEIAALILDHTAGQPAYLTFDIDCLDPAFAPGTGTPVAGGPSSAKILSVLQNLHPLDIRGADIVEVAPAYDHADITAIAGATVAMYMLGLRAERLARSG from the coding sequence TTGGCAGATAAATCCATAGACCACGCCTTCACGGCTAGCGATCTCACATCGGCAGCCACTGACCCGACCTATGCCGGGGTGCTCTCCTTCATGCGCCGGCGCTATACCAAACTGCTGGATGGGGTGGACACGGCGGTCTGGGGCATTCCCTTCGATGCCGCCACCTCCAACCGGCCCGGCGCCCGGTTTGGGCCGCAGGCCATTCGCCGTGCCTCGGCCATTTTCGACAACGACCCGCAATATCCGTTCGAGCGCGACCTGTTCGCGGCCATGCCCACCGTGGATTACGGTGATTGCCGCCTGGACTATGGCAATCATTGGGAAACACCGGCCACGATTGAAAAGGAAGCCGCCCATGTTCTCTCAAAGGCGAATTTCCTGCTGACGCTTGGCGGCGACCATTTCATCACCTGGCCGCTGCTGAAGGCCCATGTCGCCAAACATGGGCCGCTGGCGCTGGTGCAGTTCGATGCCCATCAGGATACCTGGTTCGATGATGGCAACCGGATCGACCATGGTTCCTTCGTCGGGCGGGCGGTGCGCGAAGGCCTGATCGTCCCATCCCGTTCGATCCAGATTGGCATCCGCACCCATGCGCCTGATGATTGCGGCATCCGCATGCTTTACGGTCATCATGTGGAGGAAATGCGCGCTGCCGAGATCGCCGCGCTGATCCTCGATCACACGGCGGGCCAGCCCGCTTATCTCACCTTCGACATCGATTGCCTCGACCCTGCCTTTGCCCCCGGCACCGGCACGCCGGTGGCAGGTGGACCATCCAGCGCAAAAATCCTCTCGGTTCTGCAAAACCTTCATCCGCTCGACATAAGAGGAGCCGATATAGTCGAGGTAGCGCCCGCCTATGACCATGCCGATATCACCGCCATTGCAGGGGCAACGGTGGCGATGTATATGCTGGGTCTGCGCGCTGAACGACTGGCGCGATCTGGTTGA
- a CDS encoding aminoglycoside phosphotransferase family protein, translating to MKAPVFPPSLMEKWGLSHLRLIADTPSSLVYRAMQDQRPVVVKSLKPEGSGERPGLDFLRWRAGNGAIRLIDQADDIALLDDAGDLLLRHHLGKVGDPAATEIIVKVLARLHAPSPAPVPYALTPLEVHFSELFALEKTMSDPAIAEIIHWTAALARSLLDEQQDIKPLHGDLHHDNVIGDDSGNWLAIDPQGLLGDTAYDVANVFGNPLHAPDLVLDPRRAMDLSQRFSVALGCSPRKILSYAAAHAGLSCAWTLSRPLTASGNTNLGERLGFARLARSILAEQFVD from the coding sequence TTGAAAGCCCCCGTCTTTCCTCCATCTCTGATGGAGAAATGGGGGCTTTCGCATCTCAGGCTGATCGCCGATACCCCCAGCAGCCTCGTTTACCGAGCCATGCAGGACCAACGCCCCGTGGTCGTCAAGTCGCTGAAGCCGGAGGGTAGCGGTGAACGGCCCGGCCTTGATTTTTTGCGCTGGCGGGCTGGCAATGGTGCAATCCGGCTCATCGATCAGGCCGACGACATCGCCCTGCTGGACGATGCGGGTGACCTGCTGCTGCGCCATCATCTTGGCAAGGTTGGAGATCCGGCAGCGACGGAGATCATCGTTAAGGTGCTGGCGCGCCTGCATGCGCCCTCGCCCGCCCCTGTTCCTTATGCGCTGACGCCTCTAGAGGTCCATTTCAGCGAGCTGTTTGCGCTTGAGAAAACTATGTCTGACCCGGCCATCGCCGAGATCATCCATTGGACGGCAGCACTTGCCCGCAGCCTGCTTGACGAGCAACAGGATATCAAGCCGCTACACGGCGACCTACACCACGATAATGTCATCGGCGATGACAGTGGCAATTGGCTGGCCATCGATCCGCAGGGTCTGCTGGGCGATACGGCCTATGATGTCGCCAATGTCTTCGGCAATCCGCTCCACGCCCCGGATCTGGTTCTCGATCCCCGGCGCGCGATGGATCTCAGCCAGCGGTTTTCGGTGGCGCTGGGCTGTTCGCCGCGCAAAATCCTCAGCTATGCCGCAGCTCATGCGGGTCTCTCCTGCGCGTGGACGCTGAGCCGCCCGCTGACCGCATCCGGCAATACCAATCTTGGCGAGCGGCTTGGCTTTGCCCGGCTGGCACGGTCCATACTTGCTGAACAGTTTGTCGACTGA
- the argC gene encoding N-acetyl-gamma-glutamyl-phosphate reductase gives MTAKIFIDGEHGTTGLQIRSRMADRRDVELLSIPQEQRRNAALREDMLNSADIAILCLPDDASKEAVSMLAGNNSVRIIDTSTAFRVATDWTYGFAEMDKDQGDKIRSARCVANPGCYPTGAIALIRPLRAAGILPNGYPVSVNAVSGYSGGGKQLIAQMEDESHPEHLTVNNYVYGLNLKHKHVPEMKAHGLLDRAPLFSPSVGRFPQGMIVQVPLFLEDLADGATVESIHSALCAHYAGQDIVKVVALEDSAKLGRVDAEELVGQDTMKLFVFGNPGTDHVNLVAVLDNLGKGASGAAVQNMDLMLSA, from the coding sequence ATGACAGCGAAAATCTTCATTGACGGCGAACACGGCACCACCGGTCTGCAAATCCGCAGCCGCATGGCCGACCGCCGCGATGTGGAATTGCTGTCGATCCCGCAAGAGCAGCGCCGCAATGCCGCCCTGCGCGAGGACATGCTCAACAGCGCCGATATCGCCATTCTGTGCCTGCCCGACGATGCCTCGAAAGAGGCCGTGTCGATGCTGGCTGGCAACAACAGTGTGCGGATCATCGATACGTCCACCGCCTTCCGCGTTGCAACGGACTGGACCTATGGTTTTGCCGAGATGGACAAGGACCAGGGCGACAAGATCCGCTCGGCGCGCTGCGTTGCCAATCCCGGCTGCTACCCGACGGGCGCCATCGCGCTGATCCGGCCGCTTCGGGCTGCTGGCATCCTGCCGAACGGCTATCCGGTGTCCGTCAATGCCGTGTCCGGCTATAGCGGCGGCGGCAAGCAGTTGATCGCGCAGATGGAAGACGAGAGCCATCCCGAGCATCTGACCGTCAATAACTACGTCTATGGCTTGAACCTCAAGCACAAGCATGTGCCGGAAATGAAGGCCCACGGCCTGCTGGATCGCGCGCCGCTGTTTTCGCCGTCGGTCGGTCGGTTCCCCCAGGGCATGATCGTGCAGGTCCCGCTGTTCCTGGAGGATCTGGCCGATGGTGCGACCGTGGAGAGCATCCATTCGGCACTTTGCGCCCATTACGCCGGGCAGGACATCGTCAAGGTCGTCGCTCTCGAAGACAGCGCCAAGCTCGGTCGCGTCGATGCCGAGGAACTGGTGGGCCAGGACACAATGAAACTCTTCGTGTTCGGCAATCCGGGCACCGACCATGTCAATCTCGTTGCCGTGCTGGACAATCTCGGCAAGGGTGCGTCCGGTGCAGCCGTCCAGAACATGGACCTGATGCTGTCGGCTTAA